The genomic window ACAGTCCGAGCAGCTGGCCCGGGTCCTGTCCGGGCTACCGGCCGCCACCCTGGACGTCATCGTCCCCCTCACCACCCTCCTCGGCACCGACCCCGCAGGGACCCCGATCCCAGCAGCGTTCGCCGCCCAGCGCGGCACCACCGACAGCACCGAAGGTCACGAAGGTCCCGGCGGGCCGGGCTGCACCTGCACCTGCACCTGCGGCGCCAGCGGCACCGCGACCGGCTCGTCCACCACGACGACATCGGGTGCCGCCGCGACGGCAGGCTCCGGCGACCCACCAGGTCCGGGCCTGGGGGGACAACCCTGTCCCGACCCCGCCGCTCACACCCCGAGCCACCCTGACCACCCTGACGCCGACCCCGGTGCTCACGCCCCGAGCCACCCTGACGACCCTCACGACGCTGACGCCGACCCTCACGACCCTGATGCCGATGAGGATGACCCTTACGGCTTGGTCGATGAGCAGATCCGCATCCCGGATGTCGGTGTCGGTGAGATCGTCGGGCGCGACTCACTGTTCCTGTCCCCGACACAGGTGCGTGAGCTGGCCCTGGTGCCCGGTTCGACGCTGTACCGGTTGCTGACCGACCCGGCCACCGGCCGGTGTGTAGAGCGCTCGATCACCGCCTACCGCTTCGATGCGGCGATGCGCGCCCAGATCATCGCCGCCGACCGGTTCTGCCGCGCTCCCGGCTGCGTCAAACCCGCCAAGACCTCCCAGCTGGATCACGTCCAGGAGTACGGCACCACCGGTGGCCACACCTGTGAGGCCAACGCGATGGCCCTGAGCACTACCCACCACGACAAGAAGACCAAGAAAGACGTCGACGCGATCATCAACGCCGACCGTGACGTCACCTGGACGACGTTGTTGGGGCGGATCTACACGACCAAGGCCTTCGATTACAACCAGTACACCAAGCTGCTGACCGCGGCGAAGACCCAGATCGACCAGGAGATCGCCGCCGGGGCGACGAAGGCGGAGGCGATTGACGCCGCGATCTACCAGGCGTTGTCTTACCGGCCCCCCGGCTCACCCTTCGAAGCCCGCGAAGACAGTCCTGGGTTCGAGGACGACTTCACCGGCTGGGACCAGATCACCCTGACCCACACCAGCCCCGACGGACAACGGGCCTACCGCCCCGCCCCCGACACCACCCGAGCCGAACACGAGCGCCATAGGGCTACCCGCAGGGACCACGACGACGCGCCCACAGACGCCGACTCCGATCAGCCGAACCATGTGGAGCAGCACGACCGCGGGCAACACGACGGCGGCACCGGACGCGGACCCTGGTCCGACCCCCACGACGACCCACCACCCTTCTAACCCAAGAGCGACGCCACCTCGGCAACGCCTCTCCATCTCACTCTCCGGGGACCGGAGTTGAGCGGTCCGCGAGTGCCTCCCAGATCCGGCGAGCGGCTGGAGCAGCGATCTCCCCGCCGAACCCGCCCTGCTCGACAACCACCACGACGGCATACTCCGGTGCGGTCGTCGGACCGTAGGAGGCATACCAGGCCGTCGACTTCTTGCCGAGACTCTCGGCCGATCCAGTCTTGCCTGCCACGGGATAGGCCTCCAGGTCGAACGTGGCGAACGCCGCTGCACCGGTGCCGATCGTGTTGACACCCTGCAGCCCGGACCGCACGATCTCCAGCGCTTCCGGGCTCACCCCGATGTCCCCGGCTGCAACCGGCTCGACGTCCTCCACGAGCGTGCCTGCGGGAGTGCGGATCTCGTCGACCACCTGCGGCTCCCAGAGGGTCCCGCCATTGGCGATCGCAGCATAGATGACGCCCATCTGCAGCGGCGTCACCGCGACGTCGCCCTGCCCGATCGAGAAGTTGACGGCGTCGCCGGGACGGTACTGCCAGCCGTCGACGCAGTTCTCCCGCGCCAGCTGCTCGAGGAACTCGCGCCGCTCCTGGTCGGCCACCTCCGGATAGCCCGAGTCGGCGCGGGCACAGGTCTCCTCGCGGGTGGCCTCCCAGTAGGCACGCTTCCACTCCCGGCTCGGCACCCGCCCGATCGCCTCACCCGGCAGGTCCACGCCGGTGGGTCGTCCGAGCCCGAAGTCCTCGGCCGCGATCACCCACGGGTCGGTCAGGTCCGAGTCCTGCTCCAGCCCGCCCTGTCTGCGCCACTCGTCATAGGCCCACCCATAGAAGGCCGTGTCGCAGGAGACCTCCATGATCTGCTGCAGCGTCAGGTTGCCATGCGCCTGTGACTCAAAGTTGCTGAACTGGCGTCCACCGATGTTGACCGAGGCCGGGCAGGCATACTCCCGGTCGGGGTCGACCCCGCTGTCCAGCGCCGCCGGGAGGGACACGGCCTTGAAGGTCGAGGCCGGCGGGAAGGTCTCCCCCACGACCCGGTTGCGCAGCGGTTGACCGGCGGCGTCACTGGTCAGCTCGTCAAACTGCTCCTGGGTCACGCCGGTGGTCCAGACCGAGGGGTCGTATGTCGGCAGGCTGGCGGCGGCGACCACGCCGCCGGTGCGCACCTCAAGCACCACAGCGGCGGCCGACTCCGCTGGCCACCCACGGGCCCGAGAGATGTTCACCGTGCTCACCAGGGTGCGTTCGACCTCAGCCTGGAGGTCGGGGTCCAGGTGGGTGATCAGGTCGTGACCGCTGACCGGATCGCTGTGATCGAGCTGCCCGGTGACCACACCCCGCGGATCCACCGTGACCGTGGTCAGCCCGGGGGTGCCCCGCAGCGCTGCGTCATAGCTGGACTCCAGACCGGCCCGGCCCACGAGGTCCTGGGCGGTGAGCTGCTCGTCGGCGTCGACCTCCGGCTGGGTGGGACGCCCCAGATATCCCAGCAGGTGTGCGGCGTTGATGGACCCCGCCAGATAGGTGCGGACCGGTCGGGTGTCGACGGCCACGCCGGGGAAGGCCTCGGGACGCTCGAGAATCGCCAGGGCAGACACCGGGTCGACGTCGAAGGCGATGGGGATCGGTTGGTAGGGCGACCCGGAGAAGCAGGAGGGCGCGGGTGGCGCGCCCTCGCTCCCGCAGACCCGGGTCCGCCCCCACAGCGACTCCACCGGCAGGTCCAGGCTGGCGGCCACCGACTCGATGAGGGCGCGACCCTCGTCGTCGGACTCCAGGACCGTCTCGGGGTCGATGGTGACCACGGCGGTGGGGTCGTTGGCCACCAACGCGGTGCCGTCGGTGGCCAGGATCCGCCCGCGGAGTGCGGGTTCGCTGATCTCGCGGCTGCTCACCTCGGCCGCTGCGACCGCGAGCTCTGTGTGGTTGATCAGCTGCAGGTCCACCAGACGACCCGCCAGCACGCTGCCGAGCAGGAGGGCTACCGCAACCAGGCCCCAGAGCGGACGCAACGACCGGCGCCGACGCGCCACCGGCGGGCTGATCTGCGGCCGCGGGACACGGATCTGCGCCCGCCCGCCCCTGCGCATCACGCCCACCCTCGGCTCACCAGGACACGTTCGACGCCGAGGAGCAGCGGCAGGAGCAGGAGTGCGAAGAGTGCCGTGGCCGCCACCGACCAGAGGAGGTCCGCCGGGTGGGCAACGCCGACACCGGCTGCAGCCACCAGCCCACGGATCCCCTGAACCACCGCGGCCCCACCGACCGCGGCGACCCACGGCACCAACGGCGACCACGGCAACCATGTCCTGGCGAGGCCGACCAGCATCCCGGCGAAGGCATAGCTCAGCGCCCCGGCCCCTAGCGGCTCACCGCCAGGCGGCACCAGGTCGACCAGCCAGCCTCCGGCCAGTCCGACGAGCACCCCGGTCCACGGCCCGTGCACCAGGGCGGCCACCGCGACCACGAGGAGCACCAGGTCGGGCCGGCCCGGCATGCCGCTGGGGAACAGGACTGGCACGAGCACCGCGACGAGCAGCAGCACCGCGCGGGTCAGCACCGCCGGTAGCCTGCTCATGAGCCGGACTCCTCACCGAGCAGGACCACGGCCAGCAAGTCGAGGGTGTCAGCGTCCACGAACGGTCGGACCACGGCCGTGCGACCGAGCTGTCCGTCGTCGGGGTCGACCGAGGCGACAGTGCCGAGCGGGATGCCCGCGACATACGGGATGGAGTCCGGGCTGCCCAGCGTGGTGACGACATCGCCGACCTCGATCTCGCTGTCCCCCAACGCGGTCAGGGTGAGCTGACCCGGTGGACGCGCGGGCAGCCCCGGGACGGGACGTCCGTCGACCGAGCCCAGCGCACGAGCAGCGCCGAAGCGCACGCCGACGACGACGTCCGAACCCCCCAGGACGACCACCTCGGCACTGGTGGGTGCGGTGCGCACCACCCGGCCGACGAGCCCGTCGGAACTGATGACTGTCTGGTCGCGGGTGACACCGTCCTGCTCCCCTGCATCGATGGTGACCGTGCGGCCACCGACGGGTGCGCTGTCGGAGGAGAACCCGACCACCCGGGCGGGCAGGAGGCGGTGCCCACCCCACCCGGCGGCCGACTGCTCGAGCTGCGACAGCTGACCAGCGGTCGACAGCTCCGCCTCCAGCTCCTTGACACGGGCATCGAGCGCGTCACGCTCCCGGGTCACCTCGGTGAGCCGGTCGTCGGTCCACCCGGTCATCGCCGACTGGACGGGGGCAAAGACGGTCGCCGAGGCACGACGCAGGGGCTCGGTCACAGCCGGTCGGGCAAGGTCGGCCAGCATCACCAGCATGGTCAGGGCCAGCAGCGCGGCGACGAGGACGGTCCGGCCACGCCCCGACGGCGCTCCCCCCGCGCCAGCACCTGTGTCCACAGGCGCGATGATACGGAAGGGTCCTTGCTGCGTGGTAGACACGAGGGCGCGCTCGGTCAGCTGTGGGTGCCGGACTACCTGCGGCGGGGGCCGACCAGCACGCGCTCGAGCGCCGCGAAGTCATCGACGCACGCACCGGCGCCGCGGATCACGGCGCGGGTGGGGTCGTCGGCCACGCGCACCGGCACCCCGAGCTCGCGGCGCAGACGCTCGTCGAGGCCGCGCAGCAGTGCCCCTCCACCGGTGAGCACGATCCCGTTGTCGAGGACGTCGCCGGACAGCTCGGGGGGGCAGATGTCGAGCACCGCCTTGACGACGTCGACAACCTGCAGGACCGGCGGCTCGATCATCCGGCGCACCTCGGTCGAGGTCAGCGTGACCGTGCGCGGCAGACCGGTGCCCAGCACGCGGCCACGCACTCGCATGTCCAGCTCCTCCGTGAGGGGGTATGCCGAGCCGATCGTCACCTTGATGTCCTGGGCTGATCGTTCGCCCAGGAGCAGGTCGTGGGTGGCCCGCACCCCGGCCACGATCGCCTCGTCCACCTCGTCACCACCGACCCGCAGGCTGCGGGCGTTGACGATGCCGCCGAGACTGATCACGGCGACCTCGGTCGTGCCGCCGCCGATGTCCACGACGAGGCTCGCGGTCGCGTCGTGCACCGGCAGCCCCGCCCCGATGGCGGCGGCCATCGCCTCCTCCAGCACGAACACGCGCCGCGCACCAGAGTGCATCGCGGTGTCCTCGAGAGCCCGGCGCTCGACCGGGGTCACGCTGCTCGGCACACACACCACCATCCGGGGCCGGACCAACCGTGAGATCCGCAGCTGCTGGATGAAGTGGCTCAGCATCGACTCGGTCAGGTCGGCGTCGGTGACCACCCCGTCGACCAGGGGATGCACCGTCACGACCGACGCCGGTGTGCGGCCGAGCATCTCGACGGCGTCCTGACCTGCGGCCACCAGCTGCCCGCTGGTCGAGTCGACGGCCACCAGGGTTGGCTCGTCCAGCACGACGCCGCGGTCCTGTTGGTGGATCAGGGTGTTGCTCGAGCCCAGGTCGAGGGCCAGGTCACGACCCAGCAGGCTCAGTCCCCATCCGTTGCTCACGCGGTCGATCGTATGCGAGGGTTCCTGCCATGGACCCCTTCCCGCGCCTGGTGTCCGAGACCGTGACAGCGATGATCACTGCCGCGTGGCCCACGACGCCCGAGGAGTCGCAGGAGTGGCTGAGGCACCACGGGATCGACCCGGACACCGCCACCGAGCGAGCCCCGCGGGGCCTCAGTGGCAACTGGGACCGCGCCCGGACACTCGGCTGGGGCAGCGCGGACTCCGGCTGGGGCACCTTCCGGGGCGAGTTCGTCGGAGCAAACTGGTTCCTGTGGCGGGGGTCCTCCTCCGATGAGGTGATGGCCGCGGCCCATGCGTTGGCCGACCTCCTGACGCAGGCACACGGCGCACCGACGGAGGCGACCGAGTCCACGGAGCACGGCGGCACGTGGCTGTGGCAGCTGCCGGATCACGTGATCGACATGTACGCCTACCACGGACTCACCCGACCAGATGGTTTCCCTGCGGGCGATGCCTGCGTGCAGCTCCACGTCGACCTGCGCGAGCGCGCCGAGGCGCAGGAGGAGCACGCCCGGGCTCACCCTGCCGAGCGCCCCGCGCCCCTCACACCACCCGATCAGTAGAGGAACATCGGCTTGCCGCGCACGTGGCGGACCGTGGGACGGTAGTGCGGCGCGTCATACAGCTCATCGACGTCGACCCGCTTGACCCCCTCGCCGGTGACCGAGATCGGCACGCTGGAGTAGGAGCCGTTGCGCAGCGCGACCATCCGCCCGGTCGAGCCGTCGAGGGCCAGGTCAGCGGCCATCACCGCATAGTTCGTGGCCACCATGAGGTCCAGCGAGTCCGGTGATCCGGAGCGCATCAGATAGCCCACCTGCTGATAGACGATGCCCTCGCCCGTGCGCTCCTTGATCAGCTCTCCGGTGAGCTGCCCGATGCCGCCCAGCTTGCGGTGTCCGTAGGCGTCGGCCTCACCGGTGAGCATCATCGCCCCGCCCGCCAGGGTCGCCCCCTCCGAGATGGTGACCATCGAGTAGTTGGACGGGTTCTTGGCCTTGTCGGCCATCAGCAGTTCGCAGACCCGGTCGATGTCGAAGGGCACCTCCGGGATCAGCGCCCGGTCCACGCCAGCCAGGTAGGCGGTGATCAGCGACGTCTCCCCGGAGTAGCGGCCGAACAGCTCGACGACCGCGATCCGCTCGTGCGAGCCGGTCGAGGTGCGCAGGTTGTGGATGAACTCCACCCCGCGCGTCACGGCCGTGGAGAAGCCGATGCAGTAGTCGGTCCCGTTGACGTCGTTGTCCATCGTCTTGGGGATGGCGATGGTCGGCACGCCCTCCTGATGCATCCGCAGACCGTAGGAGAGCGTGTCGTCGCCACCGATCGGGATCAGCACGTCGATGCCGGCGTGCTCGATGACCTTGAGCGCGTGCGCGGTCAGATCGTGCGGCCCGTCGCCGCTGACCGAGTCAGCCAGGAAGTCGGGGACGTCCACGGCGCTGACCCTGCCGGGGTTGGTGCGCGAGCTGTGCAGGAACGTCCCACCGCTGCGATCCACCTTGCGCACCACGCCGGGGTCGAGAGTGATCAGGTGGTCCGCCACCGAGGCAGGATCGTCGGGGTTGGTGTTGAGCAGCCCGCCCCAGCCGCGGCGGATGCCCACGACCTCGTGGCCCTCCTCGTGCACCCGATTGACGACCGCCTTGATGCACGGGTTGAGCCCAGGGACGTCGCCGCCCCCCGTGAGTATGCCGATGCGCACGTCGACCTGCCTCCTGACCTCAGTGGGTGGCCAGCTCTGGCCACCTCCCGTCGAGCCTACCGAGACGGGAGTGGGCTCGTGGAGAAGAGTCGGGTCCCGGACGCTCTCACCGGCTGCGGCGCCACCAGGCGTAGGCCGCGAGGGACAGGGCCGCGACCCCCAGGGCACGCGCCGCCCTGGGTCGGACCCGAGACCGGTCGTCCGGATGGACACGTGCCCGAGCCGGATGGGTCGAGGACCCGACGGGCGGCACGTCGAGCTCGATGTCAGCGACCAGGACGAGCTGGGGCTCGTCGTCGATGCCGGGCACTCGACGACCGCCCAGCCACACGGTCCGCAGGTCCTGGCCCTCGATGTCGAGCACCGCGATGTTGTTGTCGAACCACGGGCCGGCGACATCCCGCCATCGCAGGGGCGGATCGGGCACCCGGGCGGACCGCGCGAGCGCCGCGCCGAGCGGACGGGCGATGCCGTGTGCCACGAGCGCGAACGCGGCTCGCATCACCACCGGCATCGGGTTGCGGACCGGTGAGCAGACCAGCTGCAGGATCCGGGAGCCGCCGGTGCGCACCACCTCGGTGATGTAGGAGTGGTGCACGTCCCCGGACAGGAAGACCACCGAGGCCGGCGCGGTGCCCCGCCGTCCGTCGGCCACCTCCGTCACCATCGCGGCCACCCGCTCGAAGGACGCATGGAAGGCGGCCCAGTGCTCCAGGTCGAGCTCCTGCCTCAGCCACTCTCCGGGACGACGCCAGCGAGGGCCCCAGGCGCCGGCCACCACCGCCTCGTCCCAGGCCTCCAGGTGATGGATCCCCCGGGGGAGCAGGTAGGGCAGGGAGGTGCCGATCACGAGGTGCTCGACGTCACCGGTCAGCTGCTCGTCCAGCCACGACATCTCCGCCTCGTCGAGCATCGCCCGGTGCTCGGGGTCGAGGTTGCGCGCGGCGCGGGAGTCGACCACCACCAGGTGGGAGGAACCTCCCAGTGGGTGGGTGTAGGACCACCGGTAGGACAGCGGGTCCCGGTCGGCCCGCTCGGCGAAGGCGTCCACCGCGTCGGTGAGATCGACCTCCCGCCCGGGATGCTCGGCCTGCCGGCGCTGCAGCTCGTGCCACAGCGGGTCGCCTGCCCGGGCCGACACCGACAGGTTGCCCAGGTGCTGGTAGACCCAGTAGGACCCGAGCCCGGCGACCACCCGCCCGTGCCACCAGGAGGTCTGCTCCATCTCCTCGCGCCAGGCCAGCGAGGTGTTCCAGTCGTCCCGGATGTCATGGTCGTCGAAGATCATCAGGCTGGGCAGCCAGGAGAACAGCCAGCGCAGGGGCGGCTCGGTCCAGGCGAGCTGGTAGAGGTGGGCGTACTCCTCGTAGTCGGCCAGCTCCGCGCCAGGTTCCTCCTGCAGGCTGCGCCGGGAGGCGATGAACTCCCGCATCGCAGCGCTCGTGGAGTCGGCGTAGACCTGGTCGCCCAGGAGCAGGAGCAGGTCCGGTTCGACGCCGAGCGGCCCGGGCTCTCCCGCGCGCAGGGACAGGGCGTAGGTGCGGAGGGCGTCCACCCCGTGGCTGGTCTCGTGGACCAGGTCGTGCGGCACGCTGGTGCGGCACGAGCCGAACGCCAGCCGCACCGGGCCGCCTGGCGGGCTGGTCGCCAGGTGCGGCGCGGGGAACGGGTCCGCCGGCTGCGGCCAGACCACCTGGTCATCGAGGAGCACCTGGTATGCCGACCGCTCACCCGGATGCAGGCCGGTCACCTCGACCAGGGCGTAGTGGTGACCGTGGACGCCGAAGGTGGGCGCCCGCCATCCCTGCTCCCCGTCGCGCCCCGGCAGCCGGACGGTGACCACGCCCGCAGCGGCCGTCTCGACCCAGATGGCCGCGCTGTCACCGTCGACATGGCGCACCATCGGTCCCAGAACGAGCAACGTCTCCACGCCTCCCAGTCTGGTGGGCTGCGGGCGCGGAGGCCACCCGGCCCTCGATAGGATGCCTGAGCCCGCCTAGGGAGGGACCAGATGACCGCACCCACGGCATACACCATGACCGCGGAGCACCGCAGGGTCTTCATCGGGCTGATGCTCGGCATGTTCGTCGCCTCGATCAGCCAGACCATCGTCGGTCCGGCGATGCCGCGGATCGTGGCCGAGCTGGGCGGCATGGACCACTACAGCTGGGTCGCGACCGCGGCCATGCTGGTCTCGGCGATCGTGGTGCCGATCGTCGGCAAGCTCTCGGACATGTTCGGGCGGCGCGAGTTCTATCTGGCGGGCCTGGTCATCTTCATGGTCGGCTCGGTCATCTCCGGCCTCGCTCCCAACTTCTGGACGCTGGTCGCCGGGCGGGCCGTGCAGGGCCTGGGGATGGGCACCCTCATGCCGTTGTCGCAGACCATCATCGGGGACATCATCCCGGCGCGGCAGCGCGGCAAGTACCAGGGCCTGATGGGTGCGGTCTTCGGCGTGACCTCGGTGGCCGGACCGATTGCCGGCGGGTTCATCACGGACGCCTGGGGGTGGCGCTGGCTGTTCTTCGCGGCGTTGCCCGTGGGCGTGGTCGCCGTCTTCATCATCAGCCGCTTCCTGCGTCTGGACCACGAGCCGACCCGCGGCCGGATCGACGTCCTGGGCATCGTGACGCTCACCCCCGCGCTGGTCGCGATCCTGCTGGCGACGTCCATGGCGGGCACGACCTATCCGTGGGGCTCGCCGGTCATCCTCGGCCTGTTCGCGGTGGGCGTGATCCTCCTGGTCAGCTTTGCCGTGGTGCAGACCCGCGCCGAGAACCCGCTGCTGCCGTTGGGGATGTTCCGCAACAGCATCTTCACCTGGTCCAACATCGCGGCGTTCGGGTTGGCGATGGTGATGTTCGGGGCCATCATCTATGTCCCGGTCTTCGCGCAGGGGGTGCTGGGCGTCAACGCCACCGAGTCCGGTCTGATCCTGATGCCGATGATGCTGGGCCTGATCGTGGTCGGCATCGTGACCGGATTCCTGGTCACCAAGACCGGCCGTTACAAGGAGTTCATGCTGCTCGGGGTGGCGGTCGTCGCGATCGGGCTGTGGATGCTGACCCGTCTGGGCGTGGAGTCCTCCGAGTGGGAGCTGGCCGCCTCGACCGCGGTCATGGGCACCGGTCTCGGCCTGGCGATGCAGCAATACACCCTGGTCGTGCAGAACGCCGTCCCACGCTCTGCCCTCGGGGTCGCCACCGCGGCCCTGCAGTTCTTCCGCAACGTCGGCAACACCGTCGGCGTCGCCATCTTCGGGTCGGTGATGACCGCCGGCCTGGCGGGCGCGATCGCCTCCCACCTGCCGGTGGACGTTGTCGACGAGATGGGCGACCAGCTCCAGGACATCGACGCCGGCGCCGCCCTGGACCCTGCCGCCACGGTGGGTCTGTCGCCGGAGGTGCTCGCGGCGATTCGTGCGGGCCTGTCTGACCAGCTGCACGACGTCTTCC from Ornithinimicrobium cryptoxanthini includes these protein-coding regions:
- a CDS encoding MDR family MFS transporter, which encodes MTAPTAYTMTAEHRRVFIGLMLGMFVASISQTIVGPAMPRIVAELGGMDHYSWVATAAMLVSAIVVPIVGKLSDMFGRREFYLAGLVIFMVGSVISGLAPNFWTLVAGRAVQGLGMGTLMPLSQTIIGDIIPARQRGKYQGLMGAVFGVTSVAGPIAGGFITDAWGWRWLFFAALPVGVVAVFIISRFLRLDHEPTRGRIDVLGIVTLTPALVAILLATSMAGTTYPWGSPVILGLFAVGVILLVSFAVVQTRAENPLLPLGMFRNSIFTWSNIAAFGLAMVMFGAIIYVPVFAQGVLGVNATESGLILMPMMLGLIVVGIVTGFLVTKTGRYKEFMLLGVAVVAIGLWMLTRLGVESSEWELAASTAVMGTGLGLAMQQYTLVVQNAVPRSALGVATAALQFFRNVGNTVGVAIFGSVMTAGLAGAIASHLPVDVVDEMGDQLQDIDAGAALDPAATVGLSPEVLAAIRAGLSDQLHDVFLLGLPIMVVVFLATLGIRAIPLRDTVHTGEEAQREYLDTMAHGAPAESYVPGLRHEDVGARTRERVLGIQLALLSRQAGQQDRPFLTRAVAELGEGDLERGRQMLHRAALMLTSDDEKEAAAAERFAVELGRRATASGGLLSDRLRQDLAVSAAERSRDEVLSTIEPTVAERHTAVDLTQVRQAASELSAALLVDLAPEADD
- the mrdA gene encoding penicillin-binding protein 2 translates to MRRGGRAQIRVPRPQISPPVARRRRSLRPLWGLVAVALLLGSVLAGRLVDLQLINHTELAVAAAEVSSREISEPALRGRILATDGTALVANDPTAVVTIDPETVLESDDEGRALIESVAASLDLPVESLWGRTRVCGSEGAPPAPSCFSGSPYQPIPIAFDVDPVSALAILERPEAFPGVAVDTRPVRTYLAGSINAAHLLGYLGRPTQPEVDADEQLTAQDLVGRAGLESSYDAALRGTPGLTTVTVDPRGVVTGQLDHSDPVSGHDLITHLDPDLQAEVERTLVSTVNISRARGWPAESAAAVVLEVRTGGVVAAASLPTYDPSVWTTGVTQEQFDELTSDAAGQPLRNRVVGETFPPASTFKAVSLPAALDSGVDPDREYACPASVNIGGRQFSNFESQAHGNLTLQQIMEVSCDTAFYGWAYDEWRRQGGLEQDSDLTDPWVIAAEDFGLGRPTGVDLPGEAIGRVPSREWKRAYWEATREETCARADSGYPEVADQERREFLEQLARENCVDGWQYRPGDAVNFSIGQGDVAVTPLQMGVIYAAIANGGTLWEPQVVDEIRTPAGTLVEDVEPVAAGDIGVSPEALEIVRSGLQGVNTIGTGAAAFATFDLEAYPVAGKTGSAESLGKKSTAWYASYGPTTAPEYAVVVVVEQGGFGGEIAAPAARRIWEALADRSTPVPGE
- a CDS encoding 6-phosphofructokinase encodes the protein MRIGILTGGGDVPGLNPCIKAVVNRVHEEGHEVVGIRRGWGGLLNTNPDDPASVADHLITLDPGVVRKVDRSGGTFLHSSRTNPGRVSAVDVPDFLADSVSGDGPHDLTAHALKVIEHAGIDVLIPIGGDDTLSYGLRMHQEGVPTIAIPKTMDNDVNGTDYCIGFSTAVTRGVEFIHNLRTSTGSHERIAVVELFGRYSGETSLITAYLAGVDRALIPEVPFDIDRVCELLMADKAKNPSNYSMVTISEGATLAGGAMMLTGEADAYGHRKLGGIGQLTGELIKERTGEGIVYQQVGYLMRSGSPDSLDLMVATNYAVMAADLALDGSTGRMVALRNGSYSSVPISVTGEGVKRVDVDELYDAPHYRPTVRHVRGKPMFLY
- a CDS encoding HNH endonuclease signature motif containing protein, whose amino-acid sequence is MSTEVLADRLERLLSAAPGLELGRGGLWRGSWPLPPIVPEAAAATPLSDDAPQPDDAAPRPADATPPEDAERRLRASLADLGVAAEAAEALTRASLACATVAGPSGSEAGREHLEAPRLLEHGSDLLGAIESLTAAAGHLESVVLSAAKQLTWVHGKLLLGEKGATSPEELSASQKEKWRSRAKSKARTDIEAGIGWGEGEVRDLVAVANAAVEVAGPVQHSLRIGESSWRLVRSYYRACTGMDHEDGAAIANGFFGADPGAAVTERLDSAGAFLGGPWRHKEFHRALKREIARVNAQDPEKQKEADAAAKANADTHLMLDENGTGTFMIGTTPLEGTAINERIDAAARRARALGDPRSQRQLRCAIATALLLKGTVDLSAIPDDPDQVTVEQSEQLARVLSGLPAATLDVIVPLTTLLGTDPAGTPIPAAFAAQRGTTDSTEGHEGPGGPGCTCTCTCGASGTATGSSTTTTSGAAATAGSGDPPGPGLGGQPCPDPAAHTPSHPDHPDADPGAHAPSHPDDPHDADADPHDPDADEDDPYGLVDEQIRIPDVGVGEIVGRDSLFLSPTQVRELALVPGSTLYRLLTDPATGRCVERSITAYRFDAAMRAQIIAADRFCRAPGCVKPAKTSQLDHVQEYGTTGGHTCEANAMALSTTHHDKKTKKDVDAIINADRDVTWTTLLGRIYTTKAFDYNQYTKLLTAAKTQIDQEIAAGATKAEAIDAAIYQALSYRPPGSPFEAREDSPGFEDDFTGWDQITLTHTSPDGQRAYRPAPDTTRAEHERHRATRRDHDDAPTDADSDQPNHVEQHDRGQHDGGTGRGPWSDPHDDPPPF
- a CDS encoding rod shape-determining protein, with the protein product MSNGWGLSLLGRDLALDLGSSNTLIHQQDRGVVLDEPTLVAVDSTSGQLVAAGQDAVEMLGRTPASVVTVHPLVDGVVTDADLTESMLSHFIQQLRISRLVRPRMVVCVPSSVTPVERRALEDTAMHSGARRVFVLEEAMAAAIGAGLPVHDATASLVVDIGGGTTEVAVISLGGIVNARSLRVGGDEVDEAIVAGVRATHDLLLGERSAQDIKVTIGSAYPLTEELDMRVRGRVLGTGLPRTVTLTSTEVRRMIEPPVLQVVDVVKAVLDICPPELSGDVLDNGIVLTGGGALLRGLDERLRRELGVPVRVADDPTRAVIRGAGACVDDFAALERVLVGPRRR
- the mreC gene encoding rod shape-determining protein MreC, with the translated sequence MDTGAGAGGAPSGRGRTVLVAALLALTMLVMLADLARPAVTEPLRRASATVFAPVQSAMTGWTDDRLTEVTRERDALDARVKELEAELSTAGQLSQLEQSAAGWGGHRLLPARVVGFSSDSAPVGGRTVTIDAGEQDGVTRDQTVISSDGLVGRVVRTAPTSAEVVVLGGSDVVVGVRFGAARALGSVDGRPVPGLPARPPGQLTLTALGDSEIEVGDVVTTLGSPDSIPYVAGIPLGTVASVDPDDGQLGRTAVVRPFVDADTLDLLAVVLLGEESGS
- the mreD gene encoding rod shape-determining protein MreD — encoded protein: MSRLPAVLTRAVLLLVAVLVPVLFPSGMPGRPDLVLLVVAVAALVHGPWTGVLVGLAGGWLVDLVPPGGEPLGAGALSYAFAGMLVGLARTWLPWSPLVPWVAAVGGAAVVQGIRGLVAAAGVGVAHPADLLWSVAATALFALLLLPLLLGVERVLVSRGWA
- a CDS encoding alkaline phosphatase D family protein, which codes for METLLVLGPMVRHVDGDSAAIWVETAAAGVVTVRLPGRDGEQGWRAPTFGVHGHHYALVEVTGLHPGERSAYQVLLDDQVVWPQPADPFPAPHLATSPPGGPVRLAFGSCRTSVPHDLVHETSHGVDALRTYALSLRAGEPGPLGVEPDLLLLLGDQVYADSTSAAMREFIASRRSLQEEPGAELADYEEYAHLYQLAWTEPPLRWLFSWLPSLMIFDDHDIRDDWNTSLAWREEMEQTSWWHGRVVAGLGSYWVYQHLGNLSVSARAGDPLWHELQRRQAEHPGREVDLTDAVDAFAERADRDPLSYRWSYTHPLGGSSHLVVVDSRAARNLDPEHRAMLDEAEMSWLDEQLTGDVEHLVIGTSLPYLLPRGIHHLEAWDEAVVAGAWGPRWRRPGEWLRQELDLEHWAAFHASFERVAAMVTEVADGRRGTAPASVVFLSGDVHHSYITEVVRTGGSRILQLVCSPVRNPMPVVMRAAFALVAHGIARPLGAALARSARVPDPPLRWRDVAGPWFDNNIAVLDIEGQDLRTVWLGGRRVPGIDDEPQLVLVADIELDVPPVGSSTHPARARVHPDDRSRVRPRAARALGVAALSLAAYAWWRRSR